The genomic interval CTCGCGGCCCACGAAAGCTGGTCGGTCGGGGAAGGCGCCTGATCCTGGCCTCGACAAGTTCAGCGCCGACTTCGCCACAGCCATGGGCGTCAGCCTGGCCGAGAACGTTGCCGCTACAGCTCAGCCACGGCTGTGGACGGCCATCGTTGCCGCTCTTGCTGACGAACTCGAGCGACGGCGTGAAAAGTGACGGCACCGTAGGCATTGCCGAGTTCGGCGGTCAGCTCGGTCGGTAGGCGTCGCGGCGGTGCCGGATGCGGACGGCCTGAATCTCGATCAACTGCTCGAAAGGAGCCTCTTCTGGCTGAATGAAGACCGAACAAGTCGTTGACGAGGGGCTTGCCGACGCGATGGGGATCTTGCCTCAGCGGTCCGTCGATGAACTCCAGAACCGCCGGAAGTACCTTCTCCGGAAGCTTGTTCAGATCTCGTTGAGCTGAGGCGGCCAGAACGATCCGGTAGGTCACAGGCCTAGCTCCCGGCGGACTTCGTCCATCGTGAAGACGTTGCCCGACTCAATATCGGAAAGGCCTTCGCGAATAGCTGCGACTTCGTCGGGGTCACTCAGGATCTCCAGCGTTTCTTCAAGGGCCTCCAGATCGTCGACGGACATCAGCACAGCATCCGCCTCGCCGTTGCGGGTGATGCGATACCGGGCATGAGTGCTCTTGACGCTGTCGAGCAGTTCGCGCAGGTTCGCTCGGGCATCGGCCATGGATACGTGAGTAGCGCCAGCAGGAAG from Kineosporia sp. NBRC 101731 carries:
- a CDS encoding type II toxin-antitoxin system Phd/YefM family antitoxin, with product MSEAYIIMYMTLPAGATHVSMADARANLRELLDSVKSTHARYRITRNGEADAVLMSVDDLEALEETLEILSDPDEVAAIREGLSDIESGNVFTMDEVRRELGL